The Ahaetulla prasina isolate Xishuangbanna chromosome 3, ASM2864084v1, whole genome shotgun sequence genome window below encodes:
- the ID4 gene encoding DNA-binding protein inhibitor ID-4: MKAVSPVRHPSRKALTSGCCCGGGGDGGGGDLALRCLAEHGYYKGNPSLGEEEPATLCLQCDMNDCYSRLRKLVPTIPPNKRVSKVEILQHVIDYILDLQLALETHPALLRPSPPPPPPLHPASYPGGPPRTPLTALNTDPAGAVNKQGDSILCR, from the exons ATGAAAGCGGTGAGTCCCGTCCGACACCCCAGCAGGAAAGCCCTGACTAGCGGCTGCtgttgcggcggcggcggcgacggagGCGGCGGCGATCTGGCTCTGCGTTGCCTGGCCGAGCACGGCTACTACAAGGGGAACCCCTCGCTGGGCGAGGAGGAGCCCGCCACTCTGTGTCTTCAGTGCGACATGAATGACTGTTACAGCCGCCTTCGGAAGCTGGTGCCAACCATTCCGCCCAACAAGCGGGTCAGCAAAgtggagatcctgcagcatgtgATCGACTACATCCTGGATCTGCAGCTGGCCTTGGAGACCCACCCGGCTTTGCTCCggccgtcgccgccgccgccccctccgTTGCACCCGGCAAGTTACCCGGGAGGGCCTCCCCGGACCCCGCTCACAGCGCTCAACACCGACCCG GCGGGTGCTGTTAATAAGCAAGGAGATAGTATTTTGTGCCGCTGA